Sequence from the Acidobacteriota bacterium genome:
ACCAGGTCCAGCCCTGTCACGTCGAGCCCCCGGGCGGCGATGTCGGTGGCCACCAGAACCGGATAGCGACCGGTGCGAAAGCCCTTCATCGCCTCGTCCCGCTGGGATTGGCTGCGGCTGCCATGGATCCGGGCGACGCCGAAGCCCTGGTTGGCCAGGAAGTCCGCCAAGCGGTTCGCCCGATGCCGGGTACGGGTGAAGGCGAGTACCCGCCGGGGGGTTTCCCGCCGCAGGATTTCCGCCAGCAGGCGGGTTTTCAATTCGGTCGGAACCGCGTAGGCGCGGTGGGTGATGCCGCGGGCAGGCGCCGGCTGCGTCTCGATTTGGATCGTGACCGGATCACGGAGCATTCGCCGGGCCAGCTCCATGATGGTCACAGGCAGCGTGGCCGAAAACAGCATGGTCTGACGCTTGACGGGCAGACGGCCCAGGATCCGCCGGATATCGGGGATGAATCCCATGTCCAGCATGCGGTCCGCTTCGTCCAGGACCAGGCACTCCAGCCGATCCATCTTCGCATAGGCGTGCTGCAGATGGTCCAGCAGGCGGCCCGGCGTGGCCACCAGCACGTCAACGCCGGTGCGCAGCGCTTGCTCCTGCGGGCCAGCAGACACACCGCCGTACACGGCGGCACCCCGCAAGCCGGTGCCGGCCGCCAGGACGCGGAAGTGCTCGAGGATCTGCCCGGCGAGTTCCCGCGTGGGCGCCAGAATGAGGGCGCGCGGGCCGCCGGGTGGCCGGCCGGCCAGGCGGTTCAGAATGGGCAGGAGAAAGGCGGCGGTTTTGCCGCTGCCGGTGACGGCGGTGGCCATCAGGTCACGCCCCTCAAGCAGCACCGGGATCGCCCGGTGCTGGATGGGGGTGGGCCTGGCGTAGCCCATCTTCTGCACGGCGTGCAACAGGACCGGGGGCAAACCCAATCCGCTGAAGGAGACTTCCGCTCCAGTCACCGGATTGTCGGACTGGTGGGACGGGACGTTCATCGGGCCAGCCGCCGCGGCTTGCTCTGCACCGGCGGGGCGTTCGGAAACGGAGTTGGAAAAACGGGACATACTGCTCCTTGAATATAGCTCTGCAAGGCGCCACTGACGCACCTTTGGCAGACAGGGTCTCACGCCCTGATGTAGATCCGGCTGATTCAGGGGCTGAATAAACGGTAGGGTGCCGGTGGGCCGCCGCTTATCTCCGGGAGTATGGGAAATTCGGCGAACCAGGCTCCGTAGCAGGCAAACCGTCCGGGACTCCGGTAGCAAACAGGAGGTGACGATACCACGGGTGCAGAAGAATAGATACAACTATTTTCATATTTCGGATTATTGGTTATTGATGATTGCTGATTTGTTATCGGCTATTTGGGATCAAGCGGGGTAGTGCCGGGACCCACAACCGAAGTTCCGGGTTCGCTATTCGATGTCCGGTACGGGTAAGGGGTCATCGTTGGGAACGAGCATCGAGTCTCGATCACGATCACGAACACAAAACATGAGCGGGATTGGCCAGGAGAGCTCTGGGGTTTGAGAACCAGGACCTGGAACCCAGGTCCTAGATCCGATACCCGATGGCCGATGGCCGATGGCCGCATGGCGGGAACGAGCCTCTAGCCTCGAGCCTCAATGACGATTGCGAGCACGATTACTCAGTTAATCCCGCTGTTCTGTCAATTTTTGGCAGGATTTTCACCGCGCGATCGGCCGGGTCGCCCAACTCATCATTGGCCGGCACCATCCACCCATTCACGACGAAAATAGCCAGGCGCAGCCCCG
This genomic interval carries:
- a CDS encoding DEAD/DEAH box helicase gives rise to the protein MNVPSHQSDNPVTGAEVSFSGLGLPPVLLHAVQKMGYARPTPIQHRAIPVLLEGRDLMATAVTGSGKTAAFLLPILNRLAGRPPGGPRALILAPTRELAGQILEHFRVLAAGTGLRGAAVYGGVSAGPQEQALRTGVDVLVATPGRLLDHLQHAYAKMDRLECLVLDEADRMLDMGFIPDIRRILGRLPVKRQTMLFSATLPVTIMELARRMLRDPVTIQIETQPAPARGITHRAYAVPTELKTRLLAEILRRETPRRVLAFTRTRHRANRLADFLANQGFGVARIHGSRSQSQRDEAMKGFRTGRYPVLVATDIAARGLDVTGLDLVVNFDVPGSAEDYIHRVGRTARADAVGCAYTLVAPDEEDGLRDVERGIGRKIYRERVAEFDYQQPAQGRFEVPLADRIAAIRARKSEDRARARAKAERRAQAGQRDRTGQGSQSKHQSQSERSGQNRTGGRVARRDRTTGGEEQPRQDRLSKRGETHPPPPPALARYVGRGPVAELIMSGQIPEQELRRGGVDRPFKHRK